Proteins encoded in a region of the Campylobacter geochelonis genome:
- a CDS encoding 4Fe-4S dicluster domain-containing protein — MSKFQKGFLFDQNFCIGCKACEIACQVYHQQDEFINWRVVDTFIVNEDGMEKELFLSHSCHHCEEPECMRVCPSEAISKRKDGIVEINRDKCIGCGYCEQSCSYGAITLMGKDKKAQKCNLCAERLDEGELPACVAGCPCDTLKLVDIFVADSAKMQKDCVGFKDLGFKPSIRFYPKFRAQYYDKKVKL, encoded by the coding sequence ATGTCAAAATTTCAAAAAGGGTTTTTGTTCGATCAAAATTTTTGTATAGGCTGTAAAGCATGCGAAATCGCCTGTCAAGTCTATCATCAACAAGATGAATTTATTAACTGGCGTGTAGTAGATACATTTATAGTAAATGAAGATGGTATGGAAAAAGAGCTGTTTTTATCACACTCTTGTCATCATTGCGAAGAACCAGAGTGCATGAGAGTCTGTCCTAGCGAAGCGATAAGTAAACGAAAAGATGGTATAGTTGAGATAAATCGCGATAAATGTATAGGATGTGGATACTGCGAGCAATCATGCAGTTATGGTGCTATAACTTTGATGGGAAAAGATAAAAAAGCCCAAAAATGCAACCTTTGTGCTGAGCGATTAGATGAGGGCGAGCTTCCTGCTTGTGTGGCTGGTTGTCCTTGCGATACGCTTAAGCTTGTAGATATTTTTGTAGCCGATAGTGCTAAAATGCAAAAAGATTGTGTTGGGTTTAAGGATTTAGGCTTTAAGCCTTCGATTCGTTTTTATCCTAAATTTAGAGCACAATATTATGATAAGAAGGTGAAATTATGA
- a CDS encoding molybdopterin-containing oxidoreductase family protein, whose product MQNANRRDFLKGIGALGVSVPLFGMTSIKDEEVLFKPKKPRGDSKFHYVTCPRNCRDACCLVAEVQDGVMIDIKGAKWHPVTQGTACCKGHTYREYLYATDRILYPMKRAGKKGEGKWERISWDEAFSLTATKFNEIIKEYGGEAIAEFVYSGNEGHISKTIAPGNFFEKIGATRLVRNPCDWPRYAGTPSVIGTSFSKDALEFNQSDMYITWGSNEAYTAVHWAKIGQDVRRRGGKLITINTIRTPMANHSDMFIQLKPCTDSAFCLGVCKVLIEENLYDKEFVEKYTMGFDDLVAETKEYTLEYLADFCGIKVDEIVTFAREYAKAKAPAISHGDGGQRHFNGARLVRAVTFLPVLIGALTKPGAGLFWAYTNLTPCYDFDKVMPDLSPKDENGKKIERQTANYVQFGRALRTDNPTSLDTSSDSYKEVKLKTVIRAVINYNTNLMVTAPNTALIKKRLLQDDLFLLVLDPFDTDTVDYADIVMPAGTFLESEDIQNDQVSGFICYNAAAAKLVGESKTNLEIFNGIAKAMGFTDECFDWDSRYILSTMLDTKFNKEQNIDYERAVVKGQIKPIRTPQTMKEHFPYYPYHEEGNLVFKTPSGKCELYSQHFKDEGFHPVIDLGTDEDWYKNNKDFGEEYLKKYPLYFMTPGTQLQDNTNWGNVKYIKHRVLYDGYPEIFMTQADTSARGIKEGDVVKATNELASAYFRVRVISQMKPGICYAWNNIWLKTTKTRTGANFLCSDGISDLGQGSVYTATYVEVAKSTDLE is encoded by the coding sequence ATGCAAAATGCTAACCGTAGAGATTTCTTAAAAGGCATAGGCGCGCTTGGTGTGAGCGTGCCGCTTTTTGGGATGACTTCTATAAAAGATGAAGAGGTGCTTTTTAAACCTAAAAAGCCAAGAGGGGATTCTAAATTTCACTATGTAACCTGTCCTAGAAACTGTAGAGATGCGTGTTGTTTGGTAGCTGAAGTTCAAGATGGAGTTATGATAGACATCAAAGGCGCTAAGTGGCATCCAGTTACGCAAGGAACAGCCTGTTGCAAGGGTCATACATACAGAGAGTATCTTTATGCAACTGATAGAATTTTATATCCTATGAAACGAGCTGGTAAAAAAGGCGAGGGCAAATGGGAGAGAATCAGTTGGGATGAAGCTTTTAGCTTAACTGCTACTAAATTTAATGAGATAATTAAAGAGTATGGTGGCGAAGCTATTGCTGAGTTTGTATACTCAGGAAATGAAGGACATATCAGTAAAACCATAGCTCCTGGTAATTTTTTTGAAAAAATCGGCGCAACAAGGCTAGTTAGAAACCCGTGTGATTGGCCGCGATATGCTGGAACTCCAAGCGTTATAGGAACTTCATTTTCAAAAGATGCACTAGAGTTTAACCAAAGTGATATGTATATAACATGGGGTTCAAACGAAGCCTACACAGCCGTTCACTGGGCAAAAATAGGGCAAGATGTAAGAAGAAGAGGCGGCAAACTAATCACAATTAATACCATCAGAACGCCGATGGCAAATCACTCTGATATGTTTATCCAACTAAAGCCTTGCACAGATTCAGCATTTTGTCTTGGAGTATGTAAAGTACTAATCGAAGAGAATTTATACGATAAAGAATTTGTTGAAAAATACACTATGGGCTTTGATGATTTAGTAGCAGAAACTAAAGAGTATACTCTTGAGTATTTAGCAGATTTTTGTGGTATAAAGGTTGATGAGATTGTAACTTTTGCAAGAGAGTATGCTAAGGCAAAAGCTCCTGCAATTAGCCATGGCGATGGCGGACAAAGGCATTTTAACGGAGCAAGACTAGTTAGAGCGGTTACGTTTTTACCTGTTTTAATAGGCGCTTTGACAAAACCAGGTGCTGGACTTTTCTGGGCTTATACAAATTTAACTCCTTGCTATGACTTTGATAAAGTTATGCCAGATCTTTCTCCAAAAGATGAAAACGGCAAAAAAATCGAACGTCAAACTGCAAACTACGTTCAATTTGGTAGAGCGCTTCGCACGGATAACCCAACCAGTCTTGATACAAGTTCTGATTCATATAAAGAAGTTAAGCTTAAAACCGTCATTAGAGCAGTTATCAACTACAACACAAATTTGATGGTAACAGCGCCAAATACAGCGCTAATTAAAAAACGCCTTTTGCAAGATGATTTATTTTTACTAGTGCTTGATCCTTTTGATACTGATACTGTTGATTATGCTGATATTGTTATGCCGGCTGGAACGTTTTTAGAATCAGAAGATATACAAAATGACCAAGTTTCGGGCTTTATCTGTTATAACGCAGCAGCAGCAAAACTTGTAGGAGAGTCTAAGACAAACTTAGAAATTTTTAACGGTATAGCAAAAGCGATGGGCTTTACTGATGAGTGTTTTGACTGGGATAGCAGATATATATTAAGCACGATGCTTGATACTAAATTTAATAAAGAGCAAAACATAGACTATGAAAGAGCGGTTGTTAAAGGTCAAATCAAACCAATAAGAACTCCACAAACTATGAAAGAGCACTTCCCGTACTATCCATATCATGAAGAGGGAAATTTGGTTTTTAAAACTCCAAGTGGTAAGTGTGAGTTGTATTCACAACACTTTAAAGATGAGGGTTTTCATCCGGTGATTGACTTAGGAACTGATGAAGACTGGTATAAAAATAATAAAGATTTTGGAGAAGAGTATCTTAAAAAATACCCACTTTATTTCATGACTCCAGGAACTCAACTTCAAGATAACACAAACTGGGGAAATGTCAAATACATAAAACATAGAGTTTTATACGATGGATATCCAGAAATTTTTATGACACAAGCCGATACAAGTGCAAGAGGCATAAAAGAGGGTGATGTGGTTAAAGCTACAAATGAGCTAGCTTCGGCGTATTTTAGAGTCCGCGTTATCTCACAGATGAAGCCTGGAATTTGCTATGCATGGAATAATATCTGGTTAAAAACTACTAAAACCAGAACGGGAGCGAATTTCTTATGTAGTGATGGGATTAGCGATTTGGGTCAAGGTTCTGTTTATACAGCCACTTATGTTGAAGTTGCAAAAAGCACAGATTTGGAGTAA
- a CDS encoding disulfide bond formation protein B codes for MQNTNKFYNLMSLAVIGIIALPVGIANVILGYILKDSPCTSCWALRIMMIVIALCALFIVRYGLKFKYVALMLLAAAYGIWNAFWHFGIYATLDVGQGQALMIFGLHTQIWAGIVMWAVIVIFALILLFCAPSFSSLSAATTERKLNKIDKVAFVVFFVIVASNAFQALVMVGPPPFTGADSPTRFTLNPKYISWNSALGNLFSDPSLRGAMGVDKPDLAGKSSNFAFDHKAQNSPLNINKALNIASKTELNLDLNSPISAISYDEKTQKFAIATQDWGLYLADKNLKTISNHFVLDHLYFPTVLNFVGVDFMGDNIKVMGYNKAFITVKQDDKADEVAGFADFYEGGDKFSKVARDNLVTTRSKTSYIASFVADEKYSYAITVPDNLQKSFILIKQLNADDKISAEIIPELASNVTLKDKRELGELYITAMAIKDGMIYAASKNYNTIVVIDTKTDEIVEAYSYPEVIVNLRGLEFVDGVLKAVSYQNGKNIMFELK; via the coding sequence ATGCAAAATACAAACAAATTTTATAACCTTATGTCACTTGCGGTTATCGGTATCATCGCACTTCCTGTTGGGATTGCAAATGTTATTTTAGGCTATATTTTAAAAGATTCACCATGTACTAGTTGCTGGGCTCTTAGAATTATGATGATAGTTATCGCTTTGTGCGCGCTATTTATCGTGCGATATGGGCTTAAATTTAAATACGTTGCGCTAATGCTTTTAGCCGCTGCTTATGGTATTTGGAATGCTTTTTGGCATTTTGGAATTTATGCTACGCTCGATGTTGGGCAAGGTCAAGCCTTGATGATATTTGGGCTTCATACTCAAATTTGGGCTGGCATTGTTATGTGGGCTGTGATTGTGATTTTTGCGCTTATACTTCTATTTTGCGCGCCATCATTTTCTAGTTTAAGCGCAGCAACAACAGAGCGAAAACTTAACAAAATAGACAAAGTTGCATTTGTTGTGTTTTTCGTTATAGTTGCTTCAAATGCATTTCAAGCCTTAGTTATGGTCGGACCTCCGCCATTTACTGGAGCTGATAGCCCAACAAGATTTACACTAAATCCAAAATATATCTCATGGAACTCAGCATTAGGAAATCTTTTCTCAGATCCAAGTTTACGTGGTGCTATGGGTGTTGATAAGCCTGATTTAGCTGGTAAATCATCAAATTTCGCATTTGATCATAAAGCGCAAAACTCACCACTAAATATCAACAAAGCTTTAAATATCGCTTCTAAAACAGAGCTAAATTTAGACCTAAATTCGCCAATAAGTGCGATTAGCTATGATGAAAAAACACAAAAATTTGCCATCGCTACGCAAGATTGGGGATTGTATTTAGCAGATAAAAATTTAAAAACTATAAGTAATCATTTTGTGCTAGATCATCTATATTTTCCAACGGTATTAAATTTCGTTGGAGTTGATTTTATGGGGGATAATATCAAGGTTATGGGATATAACAAAGCTTTTATCACAGTTAAACAAGATGATAAAGCAGATGAAGTGGCTGGCTTTGCTGACTTTTACGAAGGTGGCGATAAATTTAGTAAAGTTGCGCGTGATAACTTAGTAACTACAAGATCAAAAACAAGCTATATAGCTAGTTTTGTAGCAGATGAAAAATACAGCTACGCGATTACAGTTCCAGATAACTTGCAAAAAAGCTTCATTCTTATCAAACAGCTAAATGCCGATGATAAAATCTCAGCTGAGATTATCCCAGAATTAGCATCAAATGTTACTTTAAAAGATAAAAGAGAGCTTGGTGAGCTTTATATAACAGCGATGGCTATAAAAGATGGAATGATTTATGCAGCGAGCAAAAATTACAACACTATCGTTGTAATCGATACTAAAACAGATGAAATCGTTGAAGCGTATTCATATCCAGAAGTGATAGTAAATTTAAGAGGACTTGAGTTTGTAGATGGTGTTTTGAAAGCTGTTAGCTATCAAAATGGCAAAAATATAATGTTTGAGCTTAAATAG
- a CDS encoding dihydroneopterin aldolase, whose protein sequence is MEFLELIVMLFVAFLIYKKPKKESLAFNLLAAVFVVIAFIFFAIDIQFFLLPPMNL, encoded by the coding sequence ATGGAATTTCTTGAGTTGATTGTTATGCTATTTGTAGCATTTCTTATCTATAAAAAGCCCAAAAAAGAGAGTTTGGCTTTTAACTTGTTAGCGGCTGTTTTTGTTGTCATAGCGTTTATATTTTTCGCTATTGATATACAATTTTTCTTATTACCGCCTATGAATCTATAA
- a CDS encoding prepilin-type N-terminal cleavage/methylation domain-containing protein, which yields MKIKYIKAFTLMELVLVIVVVGILSALVIPRLERNALLEAANQIVSHIRYTQHLAMMDNKFDANDTTWFKERWTIEFNNARVNNTTEWRYHVYADTSKSGNLNSAAEVAKDPQNSNRYLSGGWGGISNADLQKINKKMNLGSKFGVTNVIFGNDCSGRRRSNISISFDEKGRPMLKVSTTAGGGATNPVDRLITADCTITLQNANSAINPDEEAIITISPETGFVKLTKTPKI from the coding sequence ATGAAAATAAAATATATAAAAGCTTTTACTCTTATGGAACTAGTCCTTGTTATCGTTGTTGTTGGCATTTTATCTGCTCTTGTTATACCAAGACTGGAGCGAAATGCACTTCTTGAAGCTGCAAATCAGATAGTTTCTCACATCAGATACACTCAACACCTTGCTATGATGGATAATAAATTTGATGCAAATGATACTACGTGGTTTAAAGAAAGATGGACAATTGAGTTTAATAACGCTAGAGTTAATAATACTACTGAATGGAGATATCATGTTTATGCAGATACTAGCAAAAGTGGGAATTTAAACTCAGCCGCTGAAGTAGCAAAAGACCCGCAAAATTCAAACAGATATCTAAGCGGAGGTTGGGGTGGTATATCTAATGCAGATTTGCAAAAAATAAATAAAAAGATGAATTTAGGTTCTAAATTTGGCGTTACAAACGTTATATTTGGAAATGATTGTAGTGGTCGAAGAAGAAGCAACATCTCAATCTCTTTTGATGAAAAAGGCAGACCTATGTTAAAAGTTAGCACAACTGCTGGCGGGGGCGCAACAAATCCAGTAGATAGGTTGATAACTGCTGATTGTACTATAACTTTGCAAAATGCAAACTCAGCTATAAATCCAGACGAAGAGGCGATTATAACCATAAGTCCAGAAACTGGCTTTGTAAAACTAACAAAAACGCCTAAAATTTAG
- a CDS encoding prepilin-type N-terminal cleavage/methylation domain-containing protein, translated as MKTVIYKAFTLMELVLVIVVVGILSALVIPRLERNAILEASNQIVSHIRYTQHLAMMDNKFNANDATWFKSRWTIAFNNGNSWRYDVFQDKNHDGAVSDIGEVAKDPQNPNRVLSSGFTGAADSVLSKKMNLGNKFGVTGVVFGGSCAGTTGISFDEKGRPMLQVSTAGGATNPVDRMITGNDDCTIAINNDDGKRAVITIRPETGYVSAVNPTNP; from the coding sequence ATGAAAACTGTAATTTATAAAGCATTTACTCTTATGGAGTTGGTTCTTGTTATTGTTGTTGTGGGTATTTTATCCGCTCTTGTTATACCAAGGTTGGAGCGAAACGCGATTCTTGAAGCGTCTAACCAGATAGTTTCTCACATCAGATACACTCAACATCTTGCTATGATGGATAATAAATTTAACGCAAATGATGCAACTTGGTTTAAAAGTAGATGGACAATAGCATTTAATAATGGTAATTCTTGGCGATATGATGTTTTTCAAGATAAAAATCACGATGGGGCTGTAAGCGATATCGGCGAAGTAGCAAAAGATCCACAAAATCCAAACAGAGTGTTAAGCTCTGGTTTTACCGGTGCGGCAGATTCTGTTTTAAGCAAAAAGATGAATTTAGGTAATAAATTTGGCGTTACTGGCGTTGTGTTTGGCGGTAGTTGCGCTGGAACTACTGGTATCTCTTTTGATGAAAAAGGAAGACCGATGTTGCAAGTTAGCACAGCTGGTGGTGCAACAAATCCAGTAGATAGGATGATAACTGGAAATGATGATTGCACCATTGCTATAAATAATGATGATGGAAAACGAGCTGTCATAACAATCAGACCAGAAACTGGATATGTAAGCGCGGTAAATCCTACAAATCCTTAA
- a CDS encoding ArnT family glycosyltransferase has protein sequence MQKLYNNENLIFLAIFGLNLLFLLYSVSNLSISFYEAEIYYEKQNLVSLLANLSCKFFGQNDFALRAPFLLIHFFNSILIYKISKTMLKRKLDRLISVSLYMFLPGVMASAILVNLAGVIIFFTLLAVYFSETRNNIALIITLLVTTAIDKSFVVLYVGAFLYGIYRKNKILSTISFLCFVSALLFYDFDIQGKPKGFFIDTIGVYSAVFSPFLFLFFIYVMYRIWIKERKNLLWFVCISAFCIASLLSLRQRVELDEFLPYAVVSVPLLVRVFFNSYRIRLPRFRTKHTFLVVVVMLFLLINSSFVVFNQILYPLFFKNEPQKHFIYNYDIAKELAQKLKEKQIYSVKAVDSRLGLRLKFYGIKASPNLYMSRIRPQNAKFSIKIYKFDTLVDKFYVF, from the coding sequence ATGCAAAAACTATATAATAACGAAAATCTAATCTTCCTTGCCATATTTGGGCTAAATTTGTTATTTTTACTTTATAGTGTTTCAAATTTAAGCATTAGTTTTTATGAGGCAGAAATTTACTATGAAAAACAAAATTTAGTCAGTTTACTAGCGAATTTATCGTGTAAATTTTTTGGTCAAAACGACTTTGCTTTAAGAGCGCCGTTTTTACTTATCCATTTTTTCAACTCCATTCTTATATATAAAATCTCAAAAACTATGCTAAAAAGAAAGCTTGACAGGCTTATTAGCGTTAGTTTGTATATGTTTCTACCTGGAGTTATGGCGAGTGCGATTTTAGTAAATTTAGCTGGTGTTATTATATTTTTCACGCTTTTAGCTGTTTATTTTAGCGAGACTAGAAACAACATCGCCCTTATAATCACACTTTTAGTAACTACGGCGATAGATAAATCTTTTGTAGTGCTTTATGTTGGCGCTTTTTTGTATGGGATTTATAGGAAAAACAAGATTTTATCTACGATATCTTTTTTGTGTTTTGTATCTGCCTTGCTTTTTTATGATTTTGATATACAAGGCAAACCAAAAGGCTTTTTTATAGATACAATTGGGGTTTATTCTGCTGTTTTTTCACCGTTTCTTTTTTTGTTTTTCATATATGTGATGTATAGAATTTGGATAAAAGAGAGAAAAAATCTACTTTGGTTTGTTTGTATATCGGCATTTTGTATCGCTTCTTTGCTATCTTTAAGGCAAAGGGTTGAGCTAGATGAGTTTTTGCCATATGCGGTTGTATCAGTTCCTCTTTTAGTTAGAGTATTTTTTAACTCATATCGCATAAGACTGCCGCGTTTTAGGACAAAGCATACTTTTTTAGTCGTTGTTGTTATGCTGTTTTTACTTATAAATTCATCTTTTGTCGTGTTTAATCAAATTCTGTATCCTCTGTTTTTTAAAAATGAACCGCAAAAGCACTTTATATATAATTACGATATTGCCAAAGAACTTGCGCAAAAGCTAAAAGAAAAGCAAATTTATAGTGTTAAGGCTGTTGATTCGCGTTTAGGACTAAGACTTAAATTTTATGGTATAAAAGCTAGTCCAAATTTATATATGAGTAGAATTCGCCCACAAAACGCTAAATTTAGTATAAAAATATATAAATTTGATACATTGGTAGATAAATTTTATGTTTTTTAG